From the Lampris incognitus isolate fLamInc1 chromosome 6, fLamInc1.hap2, whole genome shotgun sequence genome, one window contains:
- the zmp:0000001167 gene encoding protein phosphatase 1 regulatory subunit 12A isoform X6 codes for MAATDRSRSEAAKQRRQDQLQRWIGSETDRTGPDTRGDTSGCAPRRAKVRFAQGAVFMAACSAGDREEVAALLGQGADVNHANIDGLTALHQACIDENAEMVQFLVENGSEVNRGDNEGWTPLHAAASCGFIQIAKYLIEHGAHVGAVNSEGELPLDVASEDAMERLLKGEIKKQTIDVDKARKEEERIMLQDAMGVLAGSGALTPHPNTKATALHVAAAKGYIEVLKVLLQCGLDVDSRDIDGWTALHAAAHWGQEEVCTLLADNMCDMGAVNNVGQTPLDVADENLVDTLEELQKKQNALRSEKEKQTPVIETSPTISVAPVRTRRTSISRMSSKEKICLHEREKHPPPALQSSPAEEEEDEGQAGQTQSRTQAKASSSSSSEEESESESDTESEKAKNRELINNLNNKRNNAALLATSMSTSTTGNQAKKELSKPPAVEAPGSWRTSLRKAGSSVTLGSVGVSDSSQDSSKPPESGLGMTRSASSPRLSSEPDSKEPRLARVPPTPTRRLFSIPDSSTDNSNSWLSRSSSYTRRLHSQSGSDLAGSNPSLPRSSSYGRRLDDPNVTSATTGTSSIGLSRLNNLVSQRLAQEQTEKKEQSFVTTSNSGTTTTGDSETKQRRKSYLTPVRDEEAEAQRKARSRHARQSRRSTQGVTLTDLQEAEKTMKTDNKGRENKKEEEKEKEEAKQKKGEEGEVSWRSRIASLQKSDLLGLTQPAGTMRPQSADRRDAEASTGESETERWARESRERRRARARRRAMRSGESDDNDPSGEEEFSGSGADPQADQHSSFRSGVSYNDCIQGVSTETQDYKKLFEDVSRENSQLQSQLQDTQRIVSQTRIDLEKATQGSWGNLMLNAILLAQKFCLDCIIAQWIL; via the exons ATGGCGGCGACTGATCGCTCCCGGTCCGAAGCTGCCAAACAGCGGCGGCAGGACCAGCTGCAGCGCTGGATAGGCTCCGAGACCGACCGGACGGGACCGGACACGCGTGGGGACACGTCGGGATGTGCTCCGCGGCGGGCCAAGGTCCGGTTCGCCCAGGGGGCCGTGTTCATGGCCGCCTGCTCCGCCGGAGACCGGGAGGAGGTGGCGGCGCTGCTCGGACAGGGAGCCGACGTCAACCACGCCAACATAGACGGGCTGACGGCGCTCCATCAG GCCTGTATCGATGAGAATGCTGAAATGGTACAGTTTTTGGTGGAGAATGGGAGTGAAGTCAACCGGGGGGACAACGAGGGCTGGACTCCTCTCCATGCAGCTGCCTCCTGCGGCTTCATCCAGATCGCCAA GTACTTGATAGAGCATGGTGCACATGTTGGGGCCGTGAACAGTGAAGGAGAGCTTCCTCTGGATGTGGCCTCTGAGGATGCTATGGAGAGACTCCTCAAAGGAGAGATCAAAAAACAAA CCATAGATGTGGACAAGGCCCGTAAGGAGGAAGAGAGGATCATGCTCCAGGACGCCATGGGGGTATTGGCAGGAAGTGGTGCTCTCACGCCTCACCCGAACACCAAGGCCACTGCACTCCATGTGGCTGCTGCTAAGGGCTACATTGAAGTTCTGAA GGTGCTGTTGCAGTGCGGGCTGGATGTGGACAGCAGGGACATTGACGGGTGGACAGCCCTGCACGCAGCGGCCCACTGGGGACAGGAGGAGGTGTGCACCCTGCTGGCTGACAACATGTGTGATATGGGTGCAGTCAACAATGTG GGCCAAACACCACTTGATGTTGCTGATGAGAACCTGGTGGACACTCTAGAGGAGctgcagaagaaacagaatgCT TTGCGCTccgagaaagagaaacagactcCTGTTATTGAGACCAGCCCAACGATCTCCGTGGCACCAGTACGCACACGCAG GACCTCAATCTCTCGTATGAGCAGCAAGGAGAAGATCTGCCTCCATGAGCGGGAGAAGCACCCACCTCCAGCCCTGCAGAGCAGCccagctgaggaggaggaggacgaaggCCAGGCGGGACAGACTCAGTCCCGGACACAGGCCAAGGCCTCAAGCAGCTCCAGCTCTGAGGAGGAGAGTGAATCAGAGAGCGACACAGAGTCAG AGAAAGCCAAAAATCGAGAACTTATTAACAACTTGAACAACAAACGCAACAACGCAGCCCTGCTTGCTACCTCCATGTCAACAAGTACTACAGGAAACCAAGCTAAAAAG GAACTAAGCAAGCCCCCAGCTGTTGAGGCCCCAGGCTCCTGGAGAACCTCCCTGCGGAAGGCAGGCAGCTCAGTGACGCTGGGCTCAGTTGGGGTATCTGATTCCAGCCAGGACTCCAGCAAACCTCCAGAGTCTGGCCTTGGTATGACTCGCTCGGCGTCTAGCCCCCGCCTTAGCTCAGAGCCTGATAGTAAG GAGCCAAGGCTTGCTCGGGTACCCCCCACTCCAACACGCAGACTTTTCAGTATTCCAGACAGCAGCACGGACAACTCTAACAG CTGGCTGAGTCGTAGCTCTTCATACACCCGCCGCCTTCATAGTCAATCAGGGAGTGACCTTGCTGGCTCCAACCCCTCCTTGCCTCGCAG CTCATCTTATGGAAGGAGACTGGATGACCCCAACGTGACCTCAGCCACCACAGGGACAAGCTCTATTGGACTCAGCCGCCTTAATAATTTAGTGTCCCAGAG ACTAGCTCAGGAACAGACGGAAAAGAAGGAGCAGTCTTTCGTCACCACCTCCAACTCTGGGACTACGACCACAGGTGACTCGGAGACCAAGCAGAGACGCAA GTCTTATCTGACACCAGTGCGGGATGAGGAGGCAGAAGCTCAGAGGAAAGCTCGCTCCAGACATGCTCGCCAGTCCCGCCGTTCCACTCAG GGGGTCACACTGACAGACCTGCAGGAGGCGGAGAAAACAATGAAGACGGACAATAAAGGGAGGGAAAAcaaaaaggaggaggagaaggaaaaaGAGGAAGCAAAACAGAAGAAGGGAGAGGAAGGG GAAGTAAGCTGGCGGTCTCGTATTGCCAGTCTGCAGAAGTCTGACCTGTTGGGCCTTACGCAGCCAGCTGGCACTATGCGGCCTCAGAGCGCAGACAGGAGAG ATGCTGAGGCCAGTACaggggagagtgagacagagcggTGGGCCAGGGAGAGCAGAGAAAGGAGACGAGCTCGGGCCAGGAGGAGGGCAATGAGGTCTGGGGAG AGTGATGACAATGATCCCAGTGGAGAGGAAGAGTTTTCAGGCAGCGGGGCGGATCCACAG GCAGACCAGCACTCAAGCTTCAG ATCTGGTGTGTCCTATAACGACTGTATTCAGGGAGTCAGTACTGAGACCCAGGACTATAAGAAG ctgttTGAAGACGTTTCCAGGGAGAACAGCCAACTCCAGTCTCAGCTGCAGGACACCCAGAGGATTGTCAGTCAGACCAGGATAGACCTGGAGAAAGCCACACAG GGCTCGTGGGGTAACTTGATGCTAAATGCCATTCTGCTTGCGCAGAAGTTTTGTTTAGACTGCATTATTGCACAATGGATACTTTGA
- the zmp:0000001167 gene encoding protein phosphatase 1 regulatory subunit 12A isoform X5, which yields MAATDRSRSEAAKQRRQDQLQRWIGSETDRTGPDTRGDTSGCAPRRAKVRFAQGAVFMAACSAGDREEVAALLGQGADVNHANIDGLTALHQACIDENAEMVQFLVENGSEVNRGDNEGWTPLHAAASCGFIQIAKYLIEHGAHVGAVNSEGELPLDVASEDAMERLLKGEIKKQTIDVDKARKEEERIMLQDAMGVLAGSGALTPHPNTKATALHVAAAKGYIEVLKVLLQCGLDVDSRDIDGWTALHAAAHWGQEEVCTLLADNMCDMGAVNNVGQTPLDVADENLVDTLEELQKKQNALRSEKEKQTPVIETSPTISVAPVRTRRTSISRMSSKEKICLHEREKHPPPALQSSPAEEEEDEGQAGQTQSRTQAKASSSSSSEEESESESDTESEKAKNRELINNLNNKRNNAALLATSMSTSTTGNQAKKELSKPPAVEAPGSWRTSLRKAGSSVTLGSVGVSDSSQDSSKPPESGLGMTRSASSPRLSSEPDSKEPRLARVPPTPTRRLFSIPDSSTDNSNSWLSRSSSYTRRLHSQSGSDLAGSNPSLPRSSSYGRRLDDPNVTSATTGTSSIGLSRLNNLVSQRLAQEQTEKKEQSFVTTSNSGTTTTGDSETKQRRKSYLTPVRDEEAEAQRKARSRHARQSRRSTQGVTLTDLQEAEKTMKTDNKGRENKKEEEKEKEEAKQKKGEEGEVSWRSRIASLQKSDLLGLTQPAGTMRPQSADRRDAEASTGESETERWARESRERRRARARRRAMRSGESDDNDPSGEEEFSGSGADPQADQHSSFRSGVSYNDCIQGVSTETQDYKKLFEDVSRENSQLQSQLQDTQRIVSQTRIDLEKATQAPRPTRGGASAATRTHTHIRLPTCRHGQLCL from the exons ATGGCGGCGACTGATCGCTCCCGGTCCGAAGCTGCCAAACAGCGGCGGCAGGACCAGCTGCAGCGCTGGATAGGCTCCGAGACCGACCGGACGGGACCGGACACGCGTGGGGACACGTCGGGATGTGCTCCGCGGCGGGCCAAGGTCCGGTTCGCCCAGGGGGCCGTGTTCATGGCCGCCTGCTCCGCCGGAGACCGGGAGGAGGTGGCGGCGCTGCTCGGACAGGGAGCCGACGTCAACCACGCCAACATAGACGGGCTGACGGCGCTCCATCAG GCCTGTATCGATGAGAATGCTGAAATGGTACAGTTTTTGGTGGAGAATGGGAGTGAAGTCAACCGGGGGGACAACGAGGGCTGGACTCCTCTCCATGCAGCTGCCTCCTGCGGCTTCATCCAGATCGCCAA GTACTTGATAGAGCATGGTGCACATGTTGGGGCCGTGAACAGTGAAGGAGAGCTTCCTCTGGATGTGGCCTCTGAGGATGCTATGGAGAGACTCCTCAAAGGAGAGATCAAAAAACAAA CCATAGATGTGGACAAGGCCCGTAAGGAGGAAGAGAGGATCATGCTCCAGGACGCCATGGGGGTATTGGCAGGAAGTGGTGCTCTCACGCCTCACCCGAACACCAAGGCCACTGCACTCCATGTGGCTGCTGCTAAGGGCTACATTGAAGTTCTGAA GGTGCTGTTGCAGTGCGGGCTGGATGTGGACAGCAGGGACATTGACGGGTGGACAGCCCTGCACGCAGCGGCCCACTGGGGACAGGAGGAGGTGTGCACCCTGCTGGCTGACAACATGTGTGATATGGGTGCAGTCAACAATGTG GGCCAAACACCACTTGATGTTGCTGATGAGAACCTGGTGGACACTCTAGAGGAGctgcagaagaaacagaatgCT TTGCGCTccgagaaagagaaacagactcCTGTTATTGAGACCAGCCCAACGATCTCCGTGGCACCAGTACGCACACGCAG GACCTCAATCTCTCGTATGAGCAGCAAGGAGAAGATCTGCCTCCATGAGCGGGAGAAGCACCCACCTCCAGCCCTGCAGAGCAGCccagctgaggaggaggaggacgaaggCCAGGCGGGACAGACTCAGTCCCGGACACAGGCCAAGGCCTCAAGCAGCTCCAGCTCTGAGGAGGAGAGTGAATCAGAGAGCGACACAGAGTCAG AGAAAGCCAAAAATCGAGAACTTATTAACAACTTGAACAACAAACGCAACAACGCAGCCCTGCTTGCTACCTCCATGTCAACAAGTACTACAGGAAACCAAGCTAAAAAG GAACTAAGCAAGCCCCCAGCTGTTGAGGCCCCAGGCTCCTGGAGAACCTCCCTGCGGAAGGCAGGCAGCTCAGTGACGCTGGGCTCAGTTGGGGTATCTGATTCCAGCCAGGACTCCAGCAAACCTCCAGAGTCTGGCCTTGGTATGACTCGCTCGGCGTCTAGCCCCCGCCTTAGCTCAGAGCCTGATAGTAAG GAGCCAAGGCTTGCTCGGGTACCCCCCACTCCAACACGCAGACTTTTCAGTATTCCAGACAGCAGCACGGACAACTCTAACAG CTGGCTGAGTCGTAGCTCTTCATACACCCGCCGCCTTCATAGTCAATCAGGGAGTGACCTTGCTGGCTCCAACCCCTCCTTGCCTCGCAG CTCATCTTATGGAAGGAGACTGGATGACCCCAACGTGACCTCAGCCACCACAGGGACAAGCTCTATTGGACTCAGCCGCCTTAATAATTTAGTGTCCCAGAG ACTAGCTCAGGAACAGACGGAAAAGAAGGAGCAGTCTTTCGTCACCACCTCCAACTCTGGGACTACGACCACAGGTGACTCGGAGACCAAGCAGAGACGCAA GTCTTATCTGACACCAGTGCGGGATGAGGAGGCAGAAGCTCAGAGGAAAGCTCGCTCCAGACATGCTCGCCAGTCCCGCCGTTCCACTCAG GGGGTCACACTGACAGACCTGCAGGAGGCGGAGAAAACAATGAAGACGGACAATAAAGGGAGGGAAAAcaaaaaggaggaggagaaggaaaaaGAGGAAGCAAAACAGAAGAAGGGAGAGGAAGGG GAAGTAAGCTGGCGGTCTCGTATTGCCAGTCTGCAGAAGTCTGACCTGTTGGGCCTTACGCAGCCAGCTGGCACTATGCGGCCTCAGAGCGCAGACAGGAGAG ATGCTGAGGCCAGTACaggggagagtgagacagagcggTGGGCCAGGGAGAGCAGAGAAAGGAGACGAGCTCGGGCCAGGAGGAGGGCAATGAGGTCTGGGGAG AGTGATGACAATGATCCCAGTGGAGAGGAAGAGTTTTCAGGCAGCGGGGCGGATCCACAG GCAGACCAGCACTCAAGCTTCAG ATCTGGTGTGTCCTATAACGACTGTATTCAGGGAGTCAGTACTGAGACCCAGGACTATAAGAAG ctgttTGAAGACGTTTCCAGGGAGAACAGCCAACTCCAGTCTCAGCTGCAGGACACCCAGAGGATTGTCAGTCAGACCAGGATAGACCTGGAGAAAGCCACACAG gcaccccgaccgaccagaggaggcgctagtgcagcgaccaggacacatacccacatccgtcttcccacctgcagacacggccaattgtgtctgtag